A genome region from Sulfurovum sp. TSL6 includes the following:
- the rpsR gene encoding 30S ribosomal protein S18, producing the protein MAERRKFKKRFCKYCEMKVDFIDYKDLGQLKFSLSERFKIMPRRLTGNCKRHQELVTGAIKRARQTALIPYIVDRKNVVENPFENVR; encoded by the coding sequence ATGGCAGAAAGAAGAAAATTCAAAAAAAGATTTTGTAAATATTGTGAAATGAAAGTAGACTTTATAGACTACAAAGACTTGGGACAACTTAAATTCTCACTAAGTGAGAGATTTAAAATTATGCCAAGAAGACTCACTGGCAACTGTAAAAGACACCAAGAGCTTGTAACTGGAGCAATCAAAAGAGCTAGACAAACAGCACTTATTCCTTATATCGTAGATAGAAAGAATGTTGTTGAAAATCCATTTGAAAACGTAAGATAG
- a CDS encoding HNH endonuclease, with translation MYHKECDGSIVDISGKYIFFSFEKFINDICHGNCCFICGAKQSDKNFNDEHVIPNWILRKYKLHRTTIELPGDKLYNYGHYKIPCCEECNSLMGQTIEEPIRDLLHLPFNEFVGKIFDVDNETYLQFVNWLYLIFLKTHLKDTTVRLNQDRRKGDGKVSSLLDLKTLHHIHCMARAFYTKCTIDKSAFPMLNIFHIDDDYANSYDYADLSYCTSMMMQIDEKCIIFALDDSGMATYAARPMLDKVAGNNITPIQAREILARIGFANFILKERPVYHTMTDPDNGSTMILGDVPDNIEMLDHENEDFGMLFYQTTKGLLEHMVVDNISDVKQEVKEGLTTFLVDEDGQFNTRSMIFIEDKNN, from the coding sequence ATGTACCATAAAGAGTGTGATGGAAGTATAGTTGATATCTCTGGTAAATATATATTTTTCAGTTTTGAAAAATTCATCAATGATATTTGTCATGGTAATTGTTGTTTTATATGTGGTGCAAAACAATCTGATAAAAACTTTAATGACGAACATGTTATTCCAAATTGGATCTTACGCAAATACAAACTTCATAGAACAACAATAGAATTGCCAGGCGATAAGTTATATAACTATGGTCATTATAAAATCCCTTGTTGCGAAGAGTGTAACTCATTAATGGGTCAAACTATAGAGGAACCAATTAGGGACTTACTACATCTTCCATTCAATGAATTTGTAGGAAAGATATTCGATGTCGATAATGAAACATATTTACAATTTGTCAACTGGTTATACTTGATTTTTTTAAAAACTCATCTCAAAGATACTACAGTGAGACTCAATCAGGACAGAAGAAAGGGTGATGGTAAAGTATCATCACTTTTGGATTTGAAAACACTTCATCATATTCATTGTATGGCACGTGCATTTTATACCAAATGCACAATTGATAAGTCAGCATTTCCAATGCTCAATATTTTTCATATAGATGATGATTATGCAAATTCATATGATTATGCTGATCTAAGTTATTGTACTTCAATGATGATGCAAATAGATGAAAAATGTATTATTTTTGCATTAGATGATTCGGGCATGGCAACATATGCTGCTAGACCAATGCTAGATAAAGTTGCAGGAAATAATATAACCCCAATACAAGCAAGGGAAATTTTAGCACGGATTGGTTTTGCAAATTTCATCTTAAAAGAACGTCCAGTGTATCATACAATGACTGACCCAGACAATGGAAGTACAATGATTCTTGGCGATGTTCCTGATAATATTGAAATGCTAGATCACGAAAATGAAGACTTTGGTATGTTATTTTATCAAACAACAAAAGGCTTATTGGAACATATGGTTGTAGACAACATATCGGATGTAAAACAAGAGGTTAAAGAAGGACTAACAACTTTTCTAGTGGATGAGGATGGACAATTTAACACTAGGTCAATGATATTTATCGAGGACAAAAATAACTGA
- a CDS encoding class I SAM-dependent methyltransferase: protein MANSTSDPLDLYAKVEGLLGVKEAAPSLYAHYLLFLNSIDFNSLLDVGCGSGDFLRQMQGALEIPEVKGIDLSPLMVSRTLEQGYDAECVDLCKLHAHYDVLTAVFDMLNYLDKVQLAQFLGCVKEHLHDGGYFLCDINTLYGFENVAVGSYIVDDEERFLTVDSDFEEGVYSSEFTLFEKEGSSFKKSQETIRQYYHSLDEIVMLSGLELVQSDDVNLYDLDESDKLFLVLKKG, encoded by the coding sequence GTGGCTAATTCTACTTCAGACCCTCTTGACCTCTACGCAAAAGTAGAGGGCCTTCTTGGCGTAAAAGAGGCTGCCCCAAGTCTCTATGCCCATTACCTTCTTTTTTTAAACTCCATAGATTTTAACAGCCTTCTGGATGTGGGGTGCGGTTCTGGAGACTTCTTACGTCAAATGCAAGGTGCATTAGAGATTCCAGAGGTTAAAGGGATAGACCTCAGTCCCCTTATGGTCTCAAGAACACTTGAACAAGGCTATGATGCGGAGTGTGTAGACTTATGCAAACTACATGCCCATTATGACGTATTGACAGCTGTTTTCGATATGCTGAACTATCTCGATAAAGTACAATTGGCACAATTCTTAGGATGTGTAAAAGAGCACTTACATGATGGCGGATATTTTCTTTGTGACATCAACACGCTGTATGGTTTTGAAAATGTAGCAGTAGGTTCTTATATCGTGGATGACGAAGAGAGATTTTTAACTGTGGACAGTGACTTTGAAGAGGGTGTGTATAGTTCTGAGTTCACACTTTTTGAAAAAGAGGGGAGCAGTTTTAAAAAGTCTCAAGAGACGATTAGACAATATTATCATTCTCTAGACGAGATAGTGATGCTAAGTGGTTTGGAACTGGTTCAGAGTGATGATGTCAATCTTTATGATTTGGATGAATCGGATAAATTGTTTCTTGTATTGAAAAAAGGTTAA
- a CDS encoding tyrosine-type recombinase/integrase, translating to MSDLLSAFEEYLSVTKALDTLTISSYLGDLTQLEVLSQKALTKLDTTDILKFLSTFENKRTLNRKLSSINTFFHFCHKQDFTHEKIKIPMAKVPKNLPKYMSSEEILQGLKNIDRSKIMGLRDYSLILFLYASGCRISEALNVQRSDIVDGWLKIRFAKGEKERIVPLAPIAVQALEMYMQEQDMASSYIWLNYKGDVLSRISAYKIVKKYLGVSPHVLRHSFASSLIIGGADLRVVQELLGHSSLETTQIYTHIQKQNLAETMNSYHPLKGVS from the coding sequence ATGAGTGATCTACTGAGTGCTTTCGAAGAGTATCTTAGTGTCACCAAGGCACTGGATACACTGACTATTTCTTCTTATTTGGGTGACCTTACCCAACTCGAAGTGTTGAGTCAAAAAGCACTGACGAAACTCGATACTACGGATATATTAAAATTTTTATCTACCTTTGAGAACAAAAGAACGTTAAACAGAAAACTCTCTTCTATCAATACATTTTTCCATTTTTGTCATAAGCAAGACTTTACACATGAAAAGATCAAGATCCCTATGGCAAAAGTACCCAAAAATCTACCCAAATACATGAGCAGTGAAGAGATACTGCAAGGTTTAAAAAATATTGACAGAAGTAAGATCATGGGACTGCGTGATTATTCACTGATACTCTTCTTGTATGCGAGCGGTTGCCGTATTTCAGAAGCATTGAATGTACAGCGCAGTGATATCGTGGACGGATGGCTGAAGATACGTTTTGCAAAAGGAGAAAAAGAGCGCATCGTACCTCTTGCACCTATAGCTGTTCAGGCATTGGAGATGTATATGCAGGAACAGGATATGGCAAGCAGTTATATTTGGTTAAATTACAAAGGTGATGTCCTCAGCCGTATCTCTGCGTATAAAATCGTGAAGAAGTATTTGGGTGTATCACCCCATGTATTACGACACTCTTTTGCCTCTTCTCTTATCATCGGTGGCGCAGATCTGCGTGTGGTGCAGGAGTTGTTGGGACACAGTTCTCTGGAGACCACACAGATCTATACCCATATACAAAAACAGAATTTGGCAGAGACCATGAACAGTTATCATCCGTTAAAAGGAGTGTCATGA
- a CDS encoding type III pantothenate kinase — translation MSPNEMRSTEIKDRLLLADIGNTHFHIYNGREIEHLSYEEAIRKYNKEALCYISVKQHFDSTIENIALWKNISPQIHLEGAYETMGVDRRALCLSHENGLFVDAGSAITVDIMEEGKYRGGFILPGIKAMLQAYRSISPVLDTTLNETISLEQLPSTTKDGISYGIIASIKALIDKHSDGKKLYFTGGDGKFLSSFFEEATYDEMLVFNGMRKVIKESEIC, via the coding sequence ATGAGCCCGAATGAAATGAGAAGTACTGAGATAAAGGATAGGTTGTTACTCGCAGATATAGGAAATACCCATTTCCATATTTATAATGGGCGTGAGATAGAGCATTTGTCCTATGAAGAGGCGATTCGTAAATATAACAAAGAGGCCCTCTGCTATATCTCTGTCAAACAACACTTTGACAGTACCATAGAAAATATTGCCTTATGGAAAAATATCTCTCCACAGATACACTTGGAAGGTGCCTATGAGACAATGGGCGTAGATAGAAGAGCATTGTGTCTGAGTCATGAAAATGGGTTGTTTGTGGATGCAGGTTCTGCTATTACCGTCGATATCATGGAAGAGGGAAAGTATAGGGGCGGATTTATCTTGCCCGGAATAAAAGCGATGTTACAAGCCTATCGTTCTATCTCACCGGTCTTGGACACAACGTTGAATGAAACGATATCTTTAGAGCAATTGCCCTCCACAACTAAAGATGGGATAAGCTATGGTATAATCGCGTCTATAAAAGCACTCATAGATAAGCATAGTGATGGTAAAAAGCTTTATTTTACCGGTGGAGACGGAAAATTTTTATCAAGTTTTTTTGAAGAAGCCACTTACGATGAAATGTTGGTATTTAACGGGATGCGGAAAGTGATTAAGGAATCAGAGATATGTTAA
- the hisG gene encoding ATP phosphoribosyltransferase, with product MLTVALPKGRIAEQTLEIFAEIFGGEFKFEGRELILDMGEFRFLNVRNQDVPTYVEHGAADIGVVGLDVITEKELDIIQLLDMQLGKCKVAIGIKNEDELDWSRPNIKVATKMVNITKNYFAKKAVGVEVVKLYGSIELAPLVGLADAIVDIVETGSTMRENGLKVAEDIMDSSAHLISNKNSFYAKKEEILSLYEKIKAVVESRG from the coding sequence ATGTTAACAGTAGCACTTCCAAAGGGAAGAATAGCAGAACAGACACTTGAAATATTTGCTGAGATTTTCGGTGGAGAATTTAAGTTTGAAGGTAGAGAACTCATCTTGGATATGGGTGAGTTTCGTTTTTTGAATGTACGTAATCAAGATGTACCGACTTACGTAGAACACGGTGCAGCAGACATCGGTGTGGTTGGACTTGACGTCATTACTGAAAAAGAGTTAGATATTATCCAGCTTCTGGATATGCAGTTAGGAAAATGTAAAGTGGCTATCGGTATCAAAAATGAAGATGAACTTGACTGGTCACGTCCTAACATCAAAGTGGCTACAAAGATGGTCAATATCACGAAGAACTATTTTGCAAAAAAAGCCGTAGGTGTAGAAGTAGTGAAGCTTTACGGCTCTATAGAACTGGCACCTCTTGTCGGTCTGGCTGATGCTATTGTGGACATCGTTGAAACAGGTTCAACGATGAGAGAGAACGGATTGAAAGTGGCTGAAGACATTATGGATTCTTCTGCACATCTGATCTCAAATAAAAATAGTTTTTATGCAAAGAAAGAAGAGATTCTCTCTTTATATGAAAAGATCAAAGCTGTTGTAGAAAGCCGTGGCTAA
- the rpsR gene encoding 30S ribosomal protein S18 has translation MAERRKFKKRFCKYCEMKVDFIDYKDLGQLKFSLSERFKIMPRRLTGNCKRHQELVTGAIKRARQTALIPYIVDRKNVVENPFENVK, from the coding sequence ATGGCAGAAAGAAGAAAATTCAAAAAAAGATTTTGTAAATATTGTGAAATGAAAGTAGACTTTATAGACTACAAAGATTTAGGGCAACTTAAATTCTCACTAAGTGAGAGATTTAAAATTATGCCAAGAAGACTCACTGGTAACTGTAAAAGACACCAAGAGCTTGTAACTGGAGCAATCAAAAGAGCTAGACAAACAGCACTTATTCCTTATATCGTAGATAGAAAGAATGTTGTTGAAAATCCATTTGAAAACGTAAAATAG